Proteins from one Nicotiana tabacum cultivar K326 chromosome 23, ASM71507v2, whole genome shotgun sequence genomic window:
- the LOC142177371 gene encoding uncharacterized protein LOC142177371: MAKSSTGETPFSLVCGVEALIPVEVGEPFLRYSHTNEESNDEAMLINLELLDECRDLAHVRMAAQKQRMEQYYNRRANFRFSKIGDLVLRKVTQNTRELNAGKLGPTWKGPYRISAVTRKGSYKLENQNGDKLPSNWNMAHLKRYYY, encoded by the coding sequence ATGGCCAAATCAAGTACAGGAGAAACTCCTTTTTCCCTCGTATGTGGTGTTGAAGCCCTAATCCCGGTTGAAGTGGGAGAACCCTTTTTGAGATATTCTCATACAAATGAAGAATCGAACGACGAAGCAATGCTAATCAACTTGGAATTGCTCGATGaatgcagggacttggcgcatgtaagaatggcAGCTCAAAAGCAGAGGATGGAGcaatattacaatcgaagagccaacttcCGTTTTTCCAAAATAGGAGatttggttctaaggaaagtaacACAAAATACCCGAGAGCTCAATGCGGGAAAGCTAGGTCCAACGTGGAAAGGTCCCTACCGGATTTCAGCTGTCACTAGGAAAGGTTCATATAAGCTGGAGAACCAGAATGGAGACAAGTTGCCCAGCAACTGGaacatggcacacctcaagagatattattACTGA